GATCGCCGTCAACGGCTCTGTCGGCGGCATCTACGCCCGCCTGGCCCAAGCGCACGGCAAAACAGTCGCCGTAGCCGACCTCGAGGCCGGCTTTGGCCGCGCGTTTGCCGCCGCCCCGCCCATGGCGTTTCCCGGAGCCGCAGCCGGCGAGATTCCTGCTCTGGAGAAAAAGTGGTGGCGGGAGTTAGTCCTCCAGGTCTTTTCCCCGCTCGGGCCGTTTCCCGCCTTTGAGGCCTATTTTGACGAGTTGTACGACTTTTTTGCCCAGCCCCGGGCCTGGCGGCTCTACCCCGATACCCGGCCGGCGCTGGAGGCCCTGCACGCCCGGGGGGTGCGGCTGGGAGTGATCTCAAATTTTGACTCGCGTCTGTTCGGCCTGCTCGACGGCTTGGGGATTGCCCGGTTTTTCGATCCAACCGTCATCTCGGAGCGGCCAAACCGGACACCGCCATCTTCAGCCACGCCCTGGCCCACCACGGGCTGGCCCCCGAACACGCCGTTCACGTCGGCGACAGTTACGAGATGGATGTCCTGGGCGCCCAGGCGGCCGGGCTCCAACCGGTTCTGATTGACCGCCGGGCCGAGCCGTCCAGGCCGGGCACCTGTCTCTCGGTCAGCGATCTCGTCCACCTCCCGGCTGTGCTCGACCGCTTGGAGGCCGCCCGTTCCGGCCGGTCCTGAGCGGCTACACCACCTCTTTGGAGCGAAACTCGGCGATATCCTGCCACGAAAACCCGGCTTCGAGCAGGACTTCCTCGCTGTGCTGGCCCAGCTCCGGCGGCGGAGTGGCGGTACTCAGCGGCGTCTCGCTCAGGGACAGGGGCGTGCCGACGACCTTCACCTTCCCAATCTGGGGATGGTCCATCTCCGAGATATAGCCGTTGGCCAGGGCTTGCTCGCTGTTCAGAATATCCTGATAGTTCTGTACCGGCGTGGCCAGCACATCGATAGCGTTCAGGAGCGCCATCCACTCGTCGGTCGTTTTGGTCGGAAAGACCTCGTCCAGAAGCTGTTCAATCTTTTCGCCCCGGAAGTTCCGAATGACGTTGTCGCTGTACTCGTGCTCATCCCGGACATGCTCAATGCCCATCACCCGGCAGAAGTCCGGCCAGCGTTTGTCGTCCACCCCGGCCAGACACAGCCAGCCGTCCCGGGTCGGAAACGAGCCCCACACGCCTTGCAGAAACTGGTGCCCCCGGCCGGCTCGGCGGGTCTCCAGGCCGCTGATCGAGGTATAGTTGATCTCCATCGGNNNNNNNNNNNNNNNNNNNNNNNNNNNNNGGCCGGTTTTTTCGCGCGCGTACAGCGCGGCCAGAATCCCCGCCATCAGCATGAACGCCCCCGAATGGTCGGCGACCAACGTCCCGCACGGCAGGGGTCGGTCGTCCGGCCTGCCGTTCTTGGCCATCACCCCGCCGGCCGCCTGGGCCAGGGTGTCGCGGCTCGGCCGCCTGACCCACGGTCCCTCGGGTCCCCACGATGAACCCTGGGCAAAGATCAGCCCCGGGTTGCGTTTCGACAGCGCCTCATAGCCGAACCCCAGGCGGTCCAGCACGCCCGGCCGATAGTTGGTCAGCAGCACATCGGCCGAGTCCAGCAGCCGGTCGAGAATCGGTTGGGCCTGAGGCTTCTTGAGGTCCAGCGTCAGGCTGCGTTTGCCCCGATTCATGGCCAGAAAGTAATGGCTGAAGTCGGCGTGTCGGGCGTCCGGCCCGGCAATCAACTGGACCAGCATAAAGCGGCTGAGGTCGCCGGTCTCGCGCATCTCAATCTTAATCACGTCGGCGCCCATATCGGCCAGGAACAGGCCGGCGTACGGGCCTTGAATCTCTTGGGCAATCTCAATGACCTTCACTCCATCCAGCGGTCCGGGCATACATCNNNNNNNNNNNNNNNNNNNNNNNNNNNNNNNNNNNCGCGCCCCTACAAAACCGGTGTCAAGCTGGCTATAACAGCAGCCATCTTTTCGGCTCAGAGAAGGAGGATGCCATGCCAGGACGTGAAGCTATTCCGAAGGTCAGCAACTGGGGACGCTGGGGCCAGGACGACGAAAAAGGCACCGCCAATTTCATCACCCCGGAGGTGATTGTGGCGGCCGCCCAGCTGGTCAAAAAGGGCGCGGTCTTTTGCTGCTGTATTCCGATTGACCAGAACGGGCCGGTCTTTCCGACCCGCACCCCGCCGCAGCGTTTTATGTCGATCCTGAACGTCCCCCTCAACGAGGTCGGGCTGGCCGGCTCGGCCATCGCCAACGACGACTATATTACGATGTATCTCCAGGGCTCGACCCAGTGGGACAGCCTGGCCCACGTCGGCTACGACGGCAAATTCTATAACGACGCCGACACCAGCACCGTCACCGCCCACGGTGGAGCGGCCCGCAACGATATCGGCAAGCTGTACCAGTCGTTTGTCACCCGCGGTGTGCTGCTCGACATGGTCCGCTACAAGGGCTGTGACGCCGACGGCCACCTGCCCAAGGACTATCCGATTACGATTGAAGACCTCGACGGCTGCTGCCAGGCCCAGGGCGTGACCATCAAAAGCGGCGACGCCTTATGCCTGCGGACCGGCTGGGTGCCGTACTGGTACGGCCTGGAGACGGCCGAGGACAAAGACGCCTATTTTCACGCCCAGCCGGGCATGGCGGTGGCCACCGCCGAGTGGGTCCACCGCAAAGAGATCTCGTGCATTGCGGTGGACAACATCGCCGTCGAGCGCCTGCCCTCAGAGGTGGATGGCGAGTTCATCCCCTTCCATCAGGTCGCGATCCGGGACCTGGGCCTGACGCTGGGTGAAATTTTTACCTTTGAGGAACTGGCCAAAGACTGTGCGGCCGACGGCGTGTACGAGTTTCTGTGGGTCGCCCCGCCGCTGCATATTCCCAATGCGGTCGGCAGCCCGCTGAATCCTTTGGCCATCAAATAAGAAAGCCGCCCCGCAGGACGGCTGTGTTGACCGGGGACGCGTCGCCGTCCCCGGCCTATCTGGTCGGCTGCGGTGGCCTATCTGGCCAATGCCCGCAGGCGCGCAATGCGCTCTTCGAGCGGCGGGTGGGTGCTGAAGAAGCGGGCCACCGACTGACCGCGCAGCGGGTTGACGATGAAGAAGTGCGAGGTCTGGGGCGAGGCGTCCATCGGGATGCGCTCCGCAGCCAGCCCCAGCTTTGACAGCGCCGAAGCCAGGCCGAGCGGATCACCGCTCAGCGCCGCCCCGGTCCTGTCCGCAGCAAACTCGCGTGTGCGTGAAATCGCCATCTGAATAATCGTGGCCGCCAGCGGGGCCAGAAAGGCCATCACCAGCATCCCGAGCATGCCCCCGCTGTCTTCGTCGTCATCACTCCGGCCCATGCCGAAAATCGCCGCCCACTGGGCCATACTGGCCAGCATCATGATCGCCCCGGCCAGGGTGGCGGCAACCGAGCTGATCAGAATATCGCGGTTTTTGACGTGGGCCAGCTCGTGGGCCAAGACCCCGGTCAGCTCGCGCTCATCCATCAAGCGCAGAATCCCCTGGGTCACGGCCACGGCCGCATGGTTCGGATCGCGACCGGTCGCAAAGGCGTTGGCGCCCTCGGACGGAATAACGTATAGCTTGGGCATTGGCAGCCCGGCCCGCACGGTCAGATTGTGCACGATGCGGTGCAGCTGCGGCGCCTGAGCCTCGGTCGCCTCCTGCGCCCCGTACATGCGCAGCACAATCTTGTCCGAGAACCAATAGCTGCCGAAGTTCATGACAACGGCAAAGATAAAAGCGATCACCAGACCGCCCTGGCCACCCATGTACTGACCGAAGAGCAGGATCAACCCGGTCATGGCCCCTAGCAAAAACGTCGTGCGTAGCATTAATCAACACCTCCGTGGCGAAGTCTTACTATTACGGTAAGATCGCACCCTGGGGCTGTCAACTCGGGCTGCACTGAGCGGGCTTCCCCCGCATGAATTGAGGGTTCCGATAGGAACGGAGAGCAACGAACGGTCAGGTCTCACATCCCAAGTCGTCAGCGCAGAGGTGAGCCGGGTCTTGAAGCCCTTGCTAGCGTGCTTTTTTCTGTTCTTCGTAGGCGCCGACAAAATCGTCCAGGCTGAGCGTCACGTTGACGCTGAGGTCTTCATCAAGCCCTTCGAAGAGAACGCCATCCTTGCCCCGCACGCTGTAAAAGACGACGCCCCCGCCATCACCGGCTCCTTCCCGGTGCGGAGCGCCCGGCGGGCTGGAGGTGTAGCTGCCGACTGGACGAATCTCCTGGAGCGAGCCGTCAGGCTCATACAGCCGGTGCTCGCCCTGCACGACCAGGGTGTTGGTGAGCGCCAAGTGTCTGTGCAGAAATATCTGCTCGTGGGCCGGGAATTTGAGAATGAAGTCGACGATCAGCTTTTCGGTATCAACATCGAGCATGGCAAACACAAAATGCTCGAAATCTCCTAATCTGTACCACCGCATATTGCGGTCATCGAAGCTATGCAGCGGTGTCTCGGCAGTGCGCGTGCTTGTCAT
This sequence is a window from Desulfurellaceae bacterium. Protein-coding genes within it:
- a CDS encoding CoA transferase is translated as PMEINYTSISGLETRRAGRGHQFLQGVWGSFPTRDGWLCLAGVDDKRWPDFCRVMGIEHVRDEHEYSDNVIRNFRGEKIEQLLDEVFPTKTTDEWMALLNAIDVLATPVQNYQDILNSEQALANGYISEMDHPQIGKVKVVGTPLSLSETPLSTATPPPELGQHSEEVLLEAGFSWQDIAEFRSKEVV
- a CDS encoding CoA transferase: MPGPLDGVKVIEIAQEIQGPYAGLFLADMGADVIKIEMRETGDLSRFMLVQLIAGPDARHADFSHYFLAMNRGKRSLTLDLKKPQAQPILDRLLDSADVLLTNYRPGVLDRLGFGYEALSKRNPGLIFAQGSSWGPEGPWVRRPSRDTLAQAAGGVMAKNGRPDDRPLPCGTLVADHSGAFMLMAGILAALYAREKTG
- a CDS encoding cyclase family protein — its product is MPGREAIPKVSNWGRWGQDDEKGTANFITPEVIVAAAQLVKKGAVFCCCIPIDQNGPVFPTRTPPQRFMSILNVPLNEVGLAGSAIANDDYITMYLQGSTQWDSLAHVGYDGKFYNDADTSTVTAHGGAARNDIGKLYQSFVTRGVLLDMVRYKGCDADGHLPKDYPITIEDLDGCCQAQGVTIKSGDALCLRTGWVPYWYGLETAEDKDAYFHAQPGMAVATAEWVHRKEISCIAVDNIAVERLPSEVDGEFIPFHQVAIRDLGLTLGEIFTFEELAKDCAADGVYEFLWVAPPLHIPNAVGSPLNPLAIK
- the htpX gene encoding zinc metalloprotease HtpX; this translates as MLRTTFLLGAMTGLILLFGQYMGGQGGLVIAFIFAVVMNFGSYWFSDKIVLRMYGAQEATEAQAPQLHRIVHNLTVRAGLPMPKLYVIPSEGANAFATGRDPNHAAVAVTQGILRLMDERELTGVLAHELAHVKNRDILISSVAATLAGAIMMLASMAQWAAIFGMGRSDDDEDSGGMLGMLVMAFLAPLAATIIQMAISRTREFAADRTGAALSGDPLGLASALSKLGLAAERIPMDASPQTSHFFIVNPLRGQSVARFFSTHPPLEERIARLRALAR